The genomic stretch TTCAGCTCTAAGAAAATCACTAGTTGAACTaagttttaaaaagaaaaaggagAGGAAAAGATGGAGTTAGTGAAATGGGACCTAATAGTTTGCAGCATCGTAGGGCCACTAAAATTGCCATCCGTGATAAGTGGCAAATTTTTTATCATAAGTTGTCACAAGGCACCTAAGCCAGAAAACCATATCATCTTTCATAACATCATTATGTtagcacacagacacacacatacgcgTGCATTCATCCACCCTCCACCCTCCCGCCTCCCTCCCTACATACGCTCTCCTCGCATAACACTCTCAGAAAAACACATTCATACTCACATAAAGCCTGGGGGACAATGccaaattgaagaaagattgATTTCATGCCTGGGACAACAGTTTACATATTGAATTAGTGGATGAATAAAACCTGATTTTTAAATCAGGAAAATATATGGAGTCCAATGCAGGCAAACccagatatatatataaaaatgtatatacaaaatataaacaaaaaatagaTAAACTGCTAACCTAGTGACAACGGGTGACATCTCATCTAAACATGCAAGAGAAAATATACATGAAATGGTCAATCTTGGGTTCACAAGGACCGCCCCCattctctctgtctcacattCCCTCAGTCATCAGCACCAATTACAGATAAGCATTAAGTCTACAATGAGGTGATAAATGAAATTGTTAAACATATGTTATCTTATTTTTAGAATAACTAAGGTGCACGGTATCACCACCGAAGAAGATCTGACATCAAAGTCATGGACGTGATGGTTCCACCCACTAGTTTAGCAGCAGATTACACAGGTTACTGAgaaatttcatgtttttttctaCACGTTTTAATACGGCCTCAAACACAAGATGTTTAAATTGTGGTGGGTTTAGGTCTAACTGCAGAGAAGCACATACCAAGGCATTCACAGCTTTTGCGTTACACGACATAAGAACAAGGTTTCACCACAGGTCAGAAATGACGCAAATCTATCCACGAAGGTTTTGAAAACATGCAAAGAGATCGGCGTGCCAATTCCACGACACATTTTAGGGGCTCAATGGAGCATGCGTTTGAGAATTCAATTCGGTTTTAATAATAATGACTCTATGTAGAAGACAAAACACTCCTCAGAGGTGGAATTACTCTAATAGCTAATGGAGGGATTAATGCAATGAGCATGGAACAGATATGAATGCAAACACTAAACAAAGAAGTGGGTAGGACATGCATGTATACAATGGACGTATAGCATGCAcagaaatggtaaaaaaaaagaaaaaccaccaaaaatatatattataaatatatttcaatacTACAGTTACTCCAGTGTCAATCATTTCCAGTCAAGCATTCTTGCTACTGGCTCCTAACACAAAACACAGGCAGGACAATTACATTCAATTCTGAATTGAAGTACAGTTCACAAATGAGTGTGCTAAAAAAAGAGATGCCAGCTACTATATATCCTTCACCAGCTCCCCTTTAAGTGGGGAGTCACAACAGCCCTGTAATATACAGAGTATGTCCATTACATCCCTGGGCAggctttaaataaaataaaagactcTGTTCTCTTTAGCAgattacaaaaataaagtataacaTTCAGAACTTTGATTGTCTTTTTAAAATCTATTTATTTTCTGCATATGATGATGACTTTGAAAAGATATCAGGCGCATAACGTTCAAGGTgcacattttttctttttttccttttgTTTTTAACATATATAGCTATGTACATGAAACTAAACGATTGGTCCACAAAGTATAACTGTGCGGTTTCAAGTGCTTTTGtacaaaaagaaaaacaatgttattagtaaaatattcattttaatgGCTTTACTTcatacataaatacatgtttaaagAACACAGGCGCAATCCACTGATTATTCAGTTATGTCAGAATGACTTTGATCTTAGGGTTGAATGTACACATGGGAGGGCAGTTGGGGCAGTTTTGTCAGCGCTACAAATAAGCAAATCGGCGTCCTTTGTTTTTAACTCTCTGTCTGTACCTTCTTCCCAAGACCGCTGCTAAATACTTCTTGACGGCCATCTGTTTTCGGTAGCGACTGTAAATGTCGGTGAAGATCCCGTCCGAATGCCTTTTTGATAAGCCTTCAGATTCATCTTCCTCGCTGCTTCCTCCGCTGCAAAACACATATAAATGTAACTTATTATAGGACAGCGGCAGGCTCAGGAAATGCGTTAACAGGTTTCAGCACATCTTTGTTTATGGCGAGGCGGGCATATACATATTTCTTTAgctgttttctttaatagatGCGAAAGGGAACATTTTTCGTTAACGAATTATAGTGCAGATCGAAAGAAGATCCATCAGACAAGCCTCATAAATTATGCATGTTGAAAACTAAATGTATTCTGACGCATCTGCTCTCCACATTTTCCCTGACAATGAGCAACATTTTTGTGCAGCACGGACAATGCAATTTTAAAAAAGACAGGAATTTATCGTGTTTCATCTTAGTTCACGATGTAATTCCACGCCCGTGCGAGCCCAAAGACAAAGACACGACAAGTCGGAAAAATAAAGGCAACAGAAAGTCAAGACAGGACAATAATAAGTCAACccaaatataaatgaaatgataaaaaaaaacaaagatgacGGCAGGTAAACGCTAAAAAATGCCCTTACCCTACACGAACTGCCATCAGAGAATGCAGATATTTTCGTGCTGATAACTGAACCAGGATGTCCCTCAAGGCTCTATCTAATAATCCATCTGCATGCCTTTCCGTTCTGAGATAAAACGCCAAACACATCAAAATCAGTTATTAAATACCACATTTAACACGATTAATATTATTGCAGAGTATTCACTTTAATTTTGTTGATCCTGTTCTTCTTTCGATTTAATGCGTAGATCGAAATACTACTTTCGATTcccctatctatctatctatctatctatctatctatctatctatctatctatctatctatctatctatctatctatctatctatctatctatctatctatctatctatcaggCTAAATTGTAATACAAATAGCAGCACCAACACTTACATAAAGCGAAAAGAAAAAGCGCTGGAGAAAAAAAACGAACAGACATAGCGGAACAACATAAACTAAACATAATGACATTGATTTTTCATAAGACACCAACGCCGTCTGTAAAATACCTTTTCTCTGGAGGATAGTATAGCGTGTATAGGTCATCCGTGAGAGATGGAGGACTTCGTATAGCAATTTGGTCACTACCGAAAGCCAGGTCGCTTAACGAGTTGCCGTCTTCGTCAAATACATCATTTTCTAGTCTGCAATtaggaaaaaaaaatgtttcagtgCATTGAATAAATCACTATTTAATCACGGTGTGCAGAAAAACGGAGTGGGTTTTTTTGACAGTTTGTCGGCTAATAAATTGCACCGTAAAATGCACAATTTTATGAAATAGAAAATACACAACATCATATTTAAAAACAGGTTTTAGGATCGAACTGGTTGTAAACTACTGGATCAGTGACGCAAAtacgttttttttcttttggggATAAAAGACAACATTAATTCACTATATTTTGTGTCTCCCCTTCATTTTCtaaatacaaatgtttataAAGTTTGTTAAATTAGGTAAACCTTTGCccaaaatgcacatttgatacTGCCTTCAGAAGAATACTAGGCAGGCTATAATGAGCCTTTATGATCTTACACCAGAAAAACCATAGTGCAAAATTATTGGTGAAGACCGGTCCCGCACTGAACACCCTCATTCGTTTTTCCTCCGGTTTGTACCATGACGCCACTGCTCCGTCATCTTACGGGCTACCCGTTACATTCATCCCTTTCTCATTTTCATTTAAGCTGCACTGCATCTGCCTGTCCCGGTGAAGAAATCCCTTCTTAGCAATGCCAATGCCCTCCCACATTGAGCTTTCACTGTAGCCTTGAGTAAACACTCTGGGGAAATATCACTGGGCTGTTACTATTTGAAGCCTAGTATGGAATACTAATACAAAGCTGATAATTTAtcacaaatatatataatacataataGTAACAAATTACaaggtttaatataaacaattaataaataaacgtTATTCTTAttaaaaagtcttttttttgttctaacTCCTCATAGCCTATTGTCCGTTTCAGCAAGGGAAACCCCAGACGATCAGTAGAAAAGCACattgataaaaaatacataGCTACCTCATCTTAGGAAAAGCCATCCCAATAGGCGTGCAGAAGGCGCTGTAGTGCATCATGATTCCGTAGATGAGCAACGCTAAAGTCGCTTTACTAGATCTTGCCATGCTGTAAGGACAGAggaaagttaaataaatatcgtcagaaatacaaaacacttTTAGACAAGCCACCATACCCTCCAGGTGAATTAACAAATTCGTTGGTTCATTTGACGCCTATATCGGTTAGTGCTAGATACGACACAAGAACTTTTGTTAAGAGCACTTAAAAAATCCAGAAAGGCAAAACAAGACGCATATTACTTTAAATTTCTGTTTTCCGTTGGTAAGACGACATTAAGGAAGTTTAAAGTGTGCCATGCATGCGCAACAGAATCCGTCTTCCGATAAGCCAAACGACAAAAGCAGTAGATAATCTTTAGAAAGAGAAAATCCAGTTGTCTGATTGTCTTCAATTCAAAATATAATTCCTCGGTTTAAAACGAATAAAAGACCCTTTTGCCGGCAAATGGAGGATAATAACCTACCTATTGCAGAGTAGGTTGATAGAAAGGCTGTTGGATGCGACTCGGGTGCGGCTGTGATTGTGTGAGAGAGATAGAAATCTTTCTCACAGCACCTCTTCCCTGAAGCGCCACCGTCCCTTCCTTATGTGCTCGTTGGTTCAACCCCTGCACCTTTATACAATAACCAATACAAACAAAATCACGTTTGCAAACAAAACCGCGATGAAATCAGACGCACTCTTTTGTCTACATGTCTTTGTAAAAAACTTTTTCTCCTGCGCTCCGATTACCTCGGATTTTTATCCATGAATAGGGAGTCTTGCCTTTTTTTCAATAAGTCACATTAAGTATGCCACAGACGTCATCAAGCCTTCCTCCCGGGAAATAATAGTACAGTTCTGTCCTCATCGATGAACGAGTCACACACATACAACCGCAAACTGGAACTTTGCTCAAAGCGTAATTTCACAGGAAAGGACAATTAGCAACTTTTTTCAACTTTAAATGAATATGTGGCTGTCGATTAAGATTTACTGCACGTGGGTGGTTTCGAGGTTCAGGAATCGCATTAGTCCTTACATAGGCTACCTACAGACATTTATGCAATGTTGAGCTGAGCAATGATGAGGCAATAAAGGATCTACACGACAACAAGAAATAAAACAAGTTTTAAAATTGCACATTTGTCACGGGGTCAAACGCGGGAGCTGTCCACCACTGTGGTTCTGAAATGAACTCCTGGACAAAAACAGTCAATTTTTTTGACTGCCACTACTTTCTATGATGATTAAAACAGCTTGTACATTCTTAAAATTCCTTAAACTCTCTGCTGTTATAAAACAGAGTAATTAAAACACCAGCTTTATTAGTCTAAGTCTCATGGCACATGCGTCATGCTCTTTCTTTCATGATGAATGGAAAACATTGCGTATGTGATGTGTTGTTGAAGTATAAAAGCCAGCATATTTTCACGTTCTACTtgtattataaataaaacaatttaattGACAAAATCATGAAAATAGGTAGTCACGGGTATACGCGTTCATTTTAGTAGGCTACAATTTTTTCCCGCACACGTTTGACGAAAATAGAGTCGTGCACCAAGGCTGAATTAATTATGAATTCATTCATGTTTACGTTTAGTAGGTTCTGACG from Paramisgurnus dabryanus chromosome 6, PD_genome_1.1, whole genome shotgun sequence encodes the following:
- the adcyap1b gene encoding adenylate cyclase activating polypeptide 1b isoform X1 → MARSSKATLALLIYGIMMHYSAFCTPIGMAFPKMRLENDVFDEDGNSLSDLAFGSDQIAIRSPPSLTDDLYTLYYPPEKRTERHADGLLDRALRDILVQLSARKYLHSLMAVRVGGGSSEEDESEGLSKRHSDGIFTDIYSRYRKQMAVKKYLAAVLGRRYRQRVKNKGRRFAYL
- the adcyap1b gene encoding adenylate cyclase activating polypeptide 1b isoform X2; the protein is MARSSKATLALLIYGIMMHYSAFCTPIGMAFPKMRLENDVFDEDGNSLSDLAFGSDQIAIRSPPSLTDDLYTLYYPPEKSGGSSEEDESEGLSKRHSDGIFTDIYSRYRKQMAVKKYLAAVLGRRYRQRVKNKGRRFAYL